The proteins below are encoded in one region of Halorhodospira halochloris:
- the cobT gene encoding nicotinate-nucleotide--dimethylbenzimidazole phosphoribosyltransferase has protein sequence MENSPQQPNWLQESPAQPSLTHRERALEHQDQLTKPPGSLGELEALAVQLAAIQNSHNPAAEPAHIALFAADHGITAEGVSPIDPVVTQQMMTNFVNGGAAISVMARELGCELEVIDVGSRWPGELPQPILDRRIAPGTANMRREAAMSPEQFLAALEAGREAAERAQQSGVKLFIAGEMGIGNTSAAAALAAALLEAPAAGLVGPGTGLQGPALRHKEEVIEAALSFHRHELGSPGALANPWEAGRRVGGLEICAMAGAYLRCAQLGIAVLLDGYISGSAALLAERLAPGTKENMLLGHCSAEPGHRRVVSALGLSPILSLGMRLGEGSGAATALPLLRMACAIHNNMATFAQAGVTQGDNHQ, from the coding sequence GTGGAGAACAGCCCCCAGCAGCCCAATTGGCTTCAAGAGAGCCCCGCTCAACCTAGCCTTACCCACCGCGAGCGCGCCTTAGAACACCAGGATCAGCTAACCAAACCGCCTGGGTCACTCGGCGAGTTGGAGGCGCTAGCCGTTCAGCTAGCGGCGATTCAGAACAGCCACAACCCCGCTGCAGAGCCGGCACATATCGCCCTTTTCGCCGCAGATCACGGTATAACCGCAGAGGGCGTCTCCCCCATAGACCCTGTTGTTACTCAACAGATGATGACCAACTTCGTCAATGGCGGCGCCGCCATCTCGGTAATGGCCCGTGAACTAGGCTGTGAGCTTGAGGTCATCGACGTCGGCAGCCGTTGGCCGGGCGAACTCCCGCAGCCTATACTTGATCGGCGCATTGCCCCGGGCACCGCCAACATGCGCCGCGAAGCAGCGATGAGCCCTGAGCAATTCCTGGCCGCACTAGAGGCTGGCCGCGAGGCGGCCGAACGGGCCCAGCAAAGTGGCGTTAAGCTCTTCATAGCTGGCGAAATGGGGATTGGCAACACCTCAGCAGCTGCCGCCCTAGCCGCAGCTCTCCTCGAGGCACCAGCAGCCGGACTTGTCGGCCCGGGGACAGGCTTGCAAGGTCCCGCACTACGGCATAAGGAAGAGGTTATTGAGGCTGCCCTCAGTTTTCACCGCCACGAACTTGGCAGCCCTGGAGCCCTTGCCAACCCCTGGGAAGCCGGTCGCCGGGTGGGGGGACTGGAGATTTGCGCCATGGCCGGCGCCTACCTGCGCTGCGCACAGTTAGGCATAGCGGTCCTGCTCGACGGTTATATAAGCGGCTCTGCAGCGCTGCTCGCTGAACGCCTCGCCCCCGGGACCAAAGAGAACATGCTGCTGGGCCACTGTTCTGCTGAACCAGGCCATAGACGAGTAGTCAGCGCCCTCGGCCTCTCGCCCATACTCTCCTTAGGCATGCGCCTAGGAGAAGGCAGCGGTGCTGCCACAGCCCTACCGTTACTGCGCATGGCCTGTGCTATCCACAACAATATGGCGACCTTCGCTCAGGCCGGAGTGACTCAAGGAGATAACCACCAGTGA